In Mycteria americana isolate JAX WOST 10 ecotype Jacksonville Zoo and Gardens chromosome 23, USCA_MyAme_1.0, whole genome shotgun sequence, a single window of DNA contains:
- the LOC142420113 gene encoding coiled-coil domain-containing protein 81-like — protein sequence MSELTVCWGVAVDVLGVFYVLRKHSSEVTRDVVTPRFHLPERVVQAQGISHANRDVPGDLQIVSLDYSQLSLKTTLPEKPVKECVNDIVVLFSWGAGLGGDYDLVFKAFGFLMSRNRIPTMRYYEDFLLTVDGTGIVLNCLLSGW from the exons atgagcgAGCTCACGGTGTGCTGG GGTGTGGCTGTAGATGTGCTCGGTGTTTTCTATGTGCTGAGAAAGCACAGCAGTGAAGTGACCAGGGATGTGGTCACACCCAGGTTTCATCTGCCGGAGAGAGTTGTGCAGGCTCAGGGGATCAGCCATGCCAACAGAGACGTTCCTG gtGACCTCCAAATCGTCTCCCTGGACTATTCTCAGCTGTCCCTGAAGACAACCCTTCCAGAGAAGCCAGTGAAGGAATGCGTGAATGACATCGTGGTGCTCTTCAGCTGGGGCGCAGGGCTCGGAGGGGATTATGACCTTGTTTTCAAGGCCTTCGGTTTCCTTATGAGCCGAAACAGGATCCCCACAATGAGATACTATGAAGACTTTCTTCTCACCGTTGATGGCACTGGAATTGTATTAAACTGTCTGCTGTCT ggatggtga
- the LOC142420039 gene encoding uncharacterized protein LOC142420039 produces MAMEVPGVKFTALAMLPGTLVPHQPMGLGPWVVDQAKPRGLLPAARPCPPRPPATAPPPGSALGAGPPCAPHPTRQHPEAVGDLPELAGDNLQVQDQQSFTTDITNIHNMLTWLNTADSKDTIPNVPDVPNVPDSTIFFNQLPEFSEYGAEVYCPEDQVAAAMLGDADPSWGGWQRPPCWTARSSRAGWRWCSPPGCQRVPWSLLRRVLRRLQRGVLQRVPQIVQRRLQWRPLWRVPQRVP; encoded by the coding sequence ATGGCAATGGAGGTGCCTGGCGTGAAGTTCACCGCCCTGGCCATGCTGCCAGGGACACTGGTGCCCCACCAGCCGAtggggctggggccgtgggtCGTAGACCAGGCAAAGCCTCGCGGGCTCCTGCCCGCTGCacgtccctgcccgccccggccccccgccaccgcgccgccccccggctcAGCGTTGGGTGCGGGGCCCCCCTGTGCTCCACACCCCACCCGGCAGCACCCAGAAGCTGTCGGAGACCTTcctgagctggcaggggacaaCCTGCAGGTGCAGGACCAGCAGTCATTCACCACGGACATCACCAACATCCACAATATGCTCACCTGGCTCAACACCGCGGACAGCAAGGACACCATCCCcaacgtccccgatgtccccaatgtccccgacAGCACCATCTTCTTCAACCAGCTCCCTGAATTCTCTGAGTACGGGGCGGAGGTCTACTGCCCCGAGGACCAAGTGGCAGCAGCGATGCTGGGGGACGCCGACCCCTCCTGGGGGGGTTGGCAACGTCCCCCTTGCTGGACTGCAAGAAGCAGCAGGGCGGGGTGGCGGTGGTGCTCCCCACCTGGCTGCCAGAGAGTCCCATGGAGCCTTCTCAGGAGAGTCCTACGGAGACTTCAAAGGGGAGTCCTCCAGAGAGTCCCACAGATAGTTCAGAGGAGACTCCAATGGAGACCCCTATGGAGAGTCCCCCAAAGAGTCCCCTGA